The sequence below is a genomic window from Daphnia pulicaria isolate SC F1-1A chromosome 6, SC_F0-13Bv2, whole genome shotgun sequence.
GTTATATGTTAGAAACTTACCATGGTGGAGATATATTATTTGAATAGCTTCGGTTTAAGGGCGAAAAATGGCCGGACTGTGGCTTCGACTACTCGTCGAGGCCCTGCTTAACTGAGAAAGGTATGATTGGTCTTAAAGCTGAAATCAACGTCTGTCAGTGTTGCCAAGTAGGAAATTTTTAGTCCGCTTTacttgtttattattatttttcatttaataattgaatttttatacaaaaaaaaatattttataattaatATAGATAGCATTAAgcttcaataaattcataattcatagaaaataacaaatgtcaTTTTTCAATCTCTCAGCTGTTTTGCTGTTCTTATGTCAGGTGTgagctgtcaaaatttgaaaatcgcAATATTAGCCTACTTGGGCCTAGGAAAATTGCTGTTTGCTGTTTACCTTAGTTCTCCTTGTTGTGTTGATTAATCTTGTGTTCTTCATGTATTTTGAAGACAGTGCAAAATGGTTAAAGGATTCCAATTTCCTTATGGTCTTGATTGGATTGGGATTAGTTTACATAACATTTAAAGTTCTAAAATACACAAACAAGAGGGTATGTAAGCATTGTGTGTTAGTACAGATATCAACGCgtgattttaaaatgatttttctgtaataataatgtttCTGGGATTATTTCAGGGGTTgatgaaagaaagaatcagGCGCAAACTGGGTCaggtaaaagaaaatcaaaataaattggaaCAACATCTTAAAAATCATGATGACCCAGTTATTGAAAAGCGTAAGGAGATAATCCAGCTAGATATAGAAGAATTACTAAAGAAGCTTCAAAATGGGGATTTAAGCTGCATGGAAGTGCTGAGAGCATATCAAGCAAAGGTAATCTCTAGCAAgtcttcaattgttttttctgaTAAAAATTAATCACTCTTTCAGGCCCTGGATGTAACAAAAGAATTAAACTGTGTCACAGAATTTATCAAAGAAGCAGAGGTATTGTCAAAGtctgaattaatttttgtgtATATCCTTTGTATGTTAACGCAATTGCAATGCATATTTATTCAGAAATGGGCAGAAGAACTGGACGCTAGCACTGATACAAAAAAACCGCTCCATGGTCTTCCGTTTAGCGTCAAAGATAACGTCAGTGTCGGTACGGTATGCCGTTTTGCCGGCAGAATATTAAAATCAAGCATAATATTAAAACACtatgtttgtttttagttGGCTATGATTGCACGGCGGGAATTTCGAAGTTTATTGATCAATCTGCAGTGGAAGATGCCGCTTTGGTCTCTGCACTCAGAGGCCTTGGGGCCATACCATTTTGCCGAACTAATGTCCCCCAAACATTGTTAAGGTATAGTTGCCAATGCAGTTTTGCGTGTAGCTAGAATGGTacgtttaaattcattttgtctCCTCCCAACAGTTTTGGATGTAGTAATCCGATATGGGGTTCTACGAAAAACCCCTTTTGTAAAGAGCGAACACCAGGCGGTTCCTCTGGTGGAGAAGCAACTTTAGTTGCTGCTGGAGGTTCCCTACTCGGTAAAATTCTTCGAATACATTAATATTATATTGAAAtaaagtttagaaaaaaatcgtgTATAACATTTACCAGGAATTGGTAGTGATATTGGGGGAAGTATTCGCATTCCGGCGGCTTTCTGTGgagttttttcaattaaacctACCAGTTTAAGACTCAGGTATTTCAATATTCTGGTTATTCACTTCCCtgaattcgaaatatttttctgtctATCTAGCTACAAAGGATTTAGAAAATCGGCCGTTGGTTGCATTGGAAGTAAGGCAACAGAACCTTAAAACCATtacattcttttaattttgtaatCCAATTTTGTAGTTCCTTCTGTACCGGGAATCTTGGCGCGAGATTCAAAAACCGTGATAATGCTCTGCAAACTACTCCTTGACGATGGTTACATCCGGAGATACTTCGATCCCGATTTGCTTCCAATTCCTTGGAATGAACAAGTAAGAAATTATTAGTAAAAATATTCGTTTCCCATGAAAACGTTTGtaatataaaattattaaacgtAAACTAGATGTTTGGCCTTTCTAACAAACTACGGATCGGTTACTACGAAGAATGCGACTACTTTCCCTGTACACCTGGTGTCCGACGAGCTGTTCGAGTGGCTAAGGAAAAGTTGGAGGCGTTAGGGCACGAACTCATTCCATTTGTTCCACCACGCGTTGATTATGTTATCAGTTCTGTCATCAGCATGTTTTATGCGGATCAAGGCCGATACGTGTTGGAGGCTCTGTAAGTCACCGACTTTTCAATAGTTTAGTTGGAAAAGAatctaataatttaatttgatctTCTCCTACAGCTCAGTTGATGACATTGATCCATTGTTAGTTTTACAAATCAAAGTAAGTTGAACTGTTTCAATTTTACTATAATAAGTTTTTAAACGAATGTCTTCTTAGGTTGCACTGAAGCTACCGCACCTTGTAAAGCAAATTATTCGGCCATTGCTGGCTTTAATCGCACCTCGTCTCGAGCCATGTTTCATGGGTAATTCGATAGTCTTCTAGCATAAAATGACGGCCTAAAATTTACTCCATTCGCCGAATTAGCTGCTGCCGGGCATCAGTATCGCCATTCTTACCAACTCTGGCATGGAATACTTAAGCAGAGCGAATATAAAGCGAATTTTCTGGCTGATTGGCGGAATCTTCGCTTGGATACATGCATCGGTCCGGGATTCGCTTGCCCTGCTCCTCTAGCCAAAGACACTGGCCGTGTAACACGTAAGTGGTGCACCGCttgcaaaatttaattatGCCCGGATTAGCTAATGACATAATTTATTGGTTTCTTCCGACTAATAGCTGCATTTGCGTATGCGTGTCTCTACAATTTCCTCGACTTACCGGCTGGTATCGTTCCCGTCACCAAAGAAACGGAAGAAGACCAAAATATTCTCATGAATGGTGGCTATGATTTTAGAGATTTGGTCTGTAAACTTGTTaaaaaggtaagaaaaaaaatcaatcatttAGAGTTTTATCCAATCGTAACGTTTGATTCCTATTTGCCTAGACTACTCGGGGAGCTACTGGTTTGCCTATACCGGTCCAAGTTATTGGTCTTCCCTATCAAGAAGAAGTTGTGCTTCGCACTATGAGTATCCTGGATTCCGCCTTCCGAGTCTGAATTATCTCTTACGTAATCATTGCACTTTGCGCAGTGCTCAGTTTCTCCGTCCTTACGACAGTGTGCTACAAGAGCCACTTGGATCCTTAGAGGAAAGGTTGTGGAACAattaaaagattttgaaattaatAGTTATTGATATTATGGAAAgagattttacaaatgttaaaTTTACTGTGATATTACAGTAATCAAAGCAGGTAGTTGTGTTAAGTATCGGGGATAAGAATAGATTTCAACATTCCATAACAGTTTATTGTAGCACAAAACCGTTGAAAATAAATGCGAAAATGTGTTTGCGTTCAAAGAAAGCAATCATTTGATGTTTTCCCGAAAAGTTCAACAGGGAGGGATGTTTTACACGGCCTGACTTTTTGACCtggaaaaacttgaaaggaaaccTGCAGTCGGGTTGTCGATTACCCAATCAGTCTGTGCTGCGCATCACGAGGTGTTCCGTAGAATATGTCTACTTCTAATTTCGCTCCAATATAAGCCAATACGtcaagggattcgaacccttcgACATGGAGAGAATGCGACTTCAAAGAAACCAAAAGacgcggaagaaaaaaatcgcatTTCACGTCCGTTTATTTCGCGCCAGTCatgagagcacgtcaaagtgTACGGTTTAAAGAAACCCGACCCCTTGGAGCCCAAATCCAAATTGTGAAGCCTAAATGTTCTGAACGTTACCCCGTCAATCTATGCCgccttcaaaaatttcaaaatgtcgCTTTAGCCGTTATACAGTGGATGCCGCCGGATGTCAAATCGATACTCTTCCGTAAATCGACTTTCAAAATataattcgaattttttcggCGGTCAAAGTTCCCACTCAACAGTTTCTAGACACTGGCAAAGCAATTTATGTTTGCAATCTGTGCTTGCGGCTATCCTGGATCGAGTGCGAGGGTGGACAGGAAGGACCAGAATGCTGCAGCAGAGAATGAACACGCAAACAGCTGATAATGATGAtgtcacacaagaaaaaagccaccaaCAGGAAGATAACGATCGGTTGCCGGATGACGAAAATGTGATCTCTTTTCCCCCCCAGCAGGTGAATGGACCGAgctcagggggggggggggcgttgGACGAGGAATCCGTCAGGATGGCGATCAAGT
It includes:
- the LOC124343209 gene encoding fatty acid amide hydrolase 1-like, which translates into the protein MYFEDSAKWLKDSNFLMVLIGLGLVYITFKVLKYTNKRGLMKERIRRKLGQVKENQNKLEQHLKNHDDPVIEKRKEIIQLDIEELLKKLQNGDLSCMEVLRAYQAKALDVTKELNCVTEFIKEAEKWAEELDASTDTKKPLHGLPFSVKDNVSVVGYDCTAGISKFIDQSAVEDAALVSALRGLGAIPFCRTNVPQTLLSFGCSNPIWGSTKNPFCKERTPGGSSGGEATLVAAGGSLLGIGSDIGGSIRIPAAFCGVFSIKPTSLRLSYKGFRKSAVGCIGIPSVPGILARDSKTVIMLCKLLLDDGYIRRYFDPDLLPIPWNEQMFGLSNKLRIGYYEECDYFPCTPGVRRAVRVAKEKLEALGHELIPFVPPRVDYVISSVISMFYADQGRYVLEALSVDDIDPLLVLQIKVALKLPHLVKQIIRPLLALIAPRLEPCFMAAAGHQYRHSYQLWHGILKQSEYKANFLADWRNLRLDTCIGPGFACPAPLAKDTGRVTPAFAYACLYNFLDLPAGIVPVTKETEEDQNILMNGGYDFRDLVCKLVKKTTRGATGLPIPVQVIGLPYQEEVVLRTMSILDSAFRV